The following are encoded in a window of Blattabacterium cuenoti genomic DNA:
- the rpoB gene encoding DNA-directed RNA polymerase subunit beta yields the protein MNTENVSERITFASVAKQVEYPDFLDIQIKSFKEFFQLDTKPENRKNEGLFKAFTENFPISDARNSFVLEFKGYSIDTPRYSIEECIERGLTYSVPLKAKLKLYCTDPEHEDFETVYQDVYLGTYPYMTPSGSFIFNGAERVIVSQLHRSPGVFFGQSYHANGTKLYSARIIPFKGSWIEFATDINNVMYAYIDRKKKLPMTTLLRAIGYERDKDILEIFNLAEEVKITEIEDKKSLLSRSLAARILNIWHEDFVDEDTGEVISVEKNEVLIDRDVTITQEHLDLMIQHEIKTILLHKKEGKKKDYSIIYNTLQKDPTNSEKEAVEYIYRQLRNTEPPDEETARGVIDKLFFSDTRYSLGPVGRYRLNKRLGLNIDPDSLVLTKEDIIAIVEHLNALFNSKREVDDIDHLSNRRVRTVGEQLYAQFSIGLARMSRTIKERMNVRDNEVFMPVDLINAKTLSSVINTFFGTNQLSQFMDQTNPLSELTHKRRLSALGPGGLSRERAGFEVRDVNYSHYGRLCPIETPEGPNIGLISSLSVFAKINNMGFLETPYRSIYNGKADLKSKVKYLSAEEEEGKIIAQANAIDQYGNFHSDRIIVREDGDFPIVIPKRVDYIDVAPNQIASISASLIPFLEHDDANRALMGSNMMRQAVPLLKPEAPIVGTGLEKQVARDSRILINAESDGLVEYLDARRIIIRYEKTEKEALVSFEPKVKTYDLIKFRKTNQNTCITLKPIVKKGMKVVKGQILCEGYATENGELALGRNLRAAFIPCNGYNFEDAVLISEKVVSEDWFTSIHIEEYSLDVRDTKLGMEELTNDIPNVSEEATKDLDENGIIRVGAEVKPGDILIGKITPKGESDPTPEEKLLRAIFGDKAGNVKDASLRAGPSLFGVVIDTKLFTRSIKDKKSRVQDKIQLERLEKEYDKKFSDLKNHFFQKLHTVLHGKVSKKIILNEKTQKIIEEGTKFTEKLLHKIYDYIGIIPENWTTDVETNNLLSEILHNYQISLNDLNSMLKHKKFSITVGDELPSGIIKMAKVYIAKKRKLKIGDKMAGRHGNKGVVARILREEDMPFLEDGNPVDIVLNPLGVPSRMNIGQIYETVLGWAGYKLNVKFSTPIFDGATIEKISEFTDKANIPRFGTTYLFDGGTGERFDQPATVGVIYMLKLGHMVDDKMHARSIGPYSLITQQPLGGKAQFGGQRFGEMEVWALEAFGASNILREILTVKSDDVAGRAKTYEAIVKGDPMPEPNNPESFNVLCYELKGLGLDINLEE from the coding sequence GTGAACACAGAAAACGTCTCAGAAAGGATAACTTTTGCCTCAGTGGCAAAACAAGTAGAGTATCCTGATTTTTTGGATATTCAAATAAAATCATTTAAAGAATTTTTTCAATTAGATACAAAACCAGAAAATAGAAAAAATGAAGGTCTTTTTAAAGCTTTTACAGAAAATTTTCCTATTTCTGACGCAAGGAATTCCTTTGTTTTAGAATTTAAAGGATATTCTATCGATACTCCTAGATATTCTATAGAAGAATGTATTGAAAGAGGATTAACTTATAGTGTTCCTTTAAAAGCAAAATTAAAATTATATTGTACAGATCCAGAACATGAGGATTTTGAAACTGTATATCAAGATGTCTATTTAGGAACTTATCCGTACATGACTCCTTCTGGTTCTTTTATATTCAATGGAGCAGAACGGGTGATAGTTTCTCAATTGCATCGTTCTCCTGGCGTATTTTTTGGACAATCTTATCATGCTAATGGAACGAAATTATATTCCGCAAGAATAATTCCTTTTAAAGGTTCTTGGATTGAATTTGCTACGGATATCAATAATGTTATGTATGCGTATATAGATAGGAAGAAAAAATTACCCATGACCACTTTACTTCGTGCTATTGGATATGAAAGAGATAAAGATATATTAGAAATATTTAATTTAGCAGAAGAAGTAAAAATAACAGAAATAGAAGATAAAAAATCTCTTTTATCAAGATCGTTGGCAGCTAGAATATTGAATATTTGGCATGAAGATTTTGTAGATGAAGATACAGGAGAGGTAATTTCTGTAGAAAAAAATGAAGTCTTGATAGATAGAGACGTCACCATTACACAAGAGCATCTGGATTTAATGATTCAACATGAGATAAAAACAATTTTATTGCATAAAAAGGAAGGAAAGAAGAAAGATTATTCTATTATTTATAACACTCTGCAAAAAGATCCTACTAATTCTGAAAAAGAAGCTGTAGAGTATATATATAGACAGCTTAGAAATACAGAACCTCCAGATGAAGAAACGGCTAGAGGCGTCATAGATAAGCTTTTTTTTTCTGATACTAGATATAGTTTAGGGCCTGTGGGCAGGTATCGTTTGAATAAACGTCTGGGATTAAACATTGATCCTGATTCTTTAGTTTTAACTAAAGAAGATATTATTGCTATAGTTGAACATTTAAATGCTTTATTCAATTCTAAAAGAGAAGTGGATGATATAGATCATTTATCTAATAGACGTGTGAGAACTGTAGGTGAACAACTTTATGCACAATTTAGTATTGGTTTGGCTAGAATGTCTAGAACAATAAAAGAACGGATGAATGTTCGGGATAATGAAGTTTTTATGCCGGTAGATCTTATTAATGCAAAAACTTTATCTTCCGTTATAAATACTTTTTTTGGAACTAATCAATTATCTCAATTTATGGATCAGACTAATCCATTATCTGAACTTACTCATAAAAGAAGATTATCAGCTTTAGGTCCTGGAGGATTATCAAGAGAAAGAGCAGGATTTGAGGTTAGAGACGTAAATTATTCTCATTATGGAAGACTCTGTCCTATTGAAACTCCAGAAGGTCCAAATATTGGGTTGATTTCTTCTCTTTCTGTTTTTGCAAAAATTAATAATATGGGATTTTTAGAAACTCCTTATCGATCTATTTATAATGGAAAAGCAGATTTAAAATCTAAGGTTAAATATTTAAGTGCAGAAGAAGAAGAAGGGAAAATTATTGCACAAGCTAATGCTATAGATCAATATGGAAATTTTCATTCTGATAGAATCATAGTTCGTGAAGATGGAGATTTTCCTATAGTCATTCCAAAAAGAGTGGATTATATTGACGTAGCTCCTAATCAAATCGCTTCTATATCTGCTTCTTTAATTCCTTTTTTGGAACATGATGATGCAAATAGAGCACTTATGGGTTCTAATATGATGCGTCAAGCTGTTCCCTTATTAAAACCTGAAGCTCCAATTGTAGGAACTGGATTAGAAAAACAAGTAGCTAGAGATTCTCGGATTTTAATTAATGCAGAAAGTGATGGATTAGTGGAATATCTTGACGCAAGAAGAATAATTATACGTTATGAAAAAACGGAAAAAGAAGCTTTGGTCAGTTTTGAACCTAAAGTGAAAACTTATGATTTGATTAAATTTAGAAAAACTAATCAGAATACATGTATTACTTTGAAACCTATTGTTAAAAAGGGAATGAAAGTAGTAAAAGGACAGATTTTATGTGAAGGATATGCTACTGAAAATGGAGAGTTAGCTTTAGGAAGAAATTTAAGAGCAGCTTTTATTCCATGTAATGGATATAATTTTGAAGATGCCGTTTTAATTTCAGAAAAAGTAGTAAGCGAAGATTGGTTTACTTCTATCCATATAGAGGAGTATTCTTTAGATGTACGTGATACAAAATTAGGAATGGAAGAATTGACAAATGACATTCCAAATGTTAGTGAAGAAGCTACTAAAGATTTAGATGAAAATGGAATTATACGAGTAGGTGCAGAAGTAAAACCTGGTGATATTTTGATTGGAAAAATCACTCCTAAAGGAGAATCTGATCCTACTCCAGAAGAAAAATTATTGAGAGCTATTTTTGGAGATAAAGCCGGAAATGTAAAAGACGCTTCTTTAAGAGCAGGACCTTCTTTATTTGGAGTGGTGATAGACACGAAATTATTCACTCGTAGTATAAAAGATAAAAAATCTAGAGTTCAGGATAAAATACAGTTAGAACGCCTAGAAAAAGAATATGATAAAAAATTTTCTGATTTAAAAAATCATTTTTTTCAAAAATTGCATACCGTTTTACATGGAAAAGTTTCTAAAAAAATTATTCTTAATGAAAAGACACAGAAAATTATAGAAGAAGGAACTAAATTCACGGAAAAATTACTTCATAAAATATATGATTATATAGGAATTATTCCGGAAAATTGGACTACTGATGTAGAAACTAATAATCTTCTATCGGAAATACTACATAATTATCAAATTTCTTTGAATGATTTAAATAGTATGTTAAAACACAAAAAGTTTTCCATTACTGTTGGAGATGAATTGCCTTCTGGAATTATTAAAATGGCTAAAGTTTATATTGCAAAAAAAAGAAAATTGAAAATTGGAGATAAAATGGCTGGTAGACATGGAAATAAAGGAGTTGTTGCCCGGATTCTTCGCGAAGAAGATATGCCGTTTTTAGAAGACGGAAATCCGGTAGACATAGTTTTAAATCCATTAGGAGTTCCCTCTAGAATGAATATTGGGCAAATCTACGAGACAGTGTTAGGTTGGGCAGGTTATAAGTTAAATGTTAAATTTTCAACTCCTATATTTGATGGAGCTACTATAGAGAAAATATCTGAATTTACAGATAAAGCTAATATTCCTCGTTTTGGAACTACTTATTTATTTGATGGAGGGACAGGAGAGAGATTTGATCAACCAGCAACAGTAGGGGTAATATACATGTTAAAACTAGGTCATATGGTAGATGATAAAATGCATGCTCGTTCTATAGGTCCGTATTCTCTTATCACTCAACAACCTTTAGGAGGAAAGGCTCAATTTGGAGGCCAGCGTTTTGGAGAAATGGAAGTTTGGGCTTTAGAAGCTTTTGGAGCTTCTAATATTTTGCGTGAAATATTAACTGTTAAATCTGATGATGTAGCAGGAAGAGCTAAAACTTATGAAGCCATAGTAAAAGGAGATCCGATGCCAGAACCCAATAATCCAGAATCTTTTAATGTATTATGTTATGAGTTAAAAGGACTTGGACTGGATATTAATTTAGAAGAATAA
- the rplL gene encoding 50S ribosomal protein L7/L12 → MIKKLAEQLVNLTVQQVNELSNLLKNEYGIEPSDTLIVDSSKKKKESSEKEEKHIFNLILKSSGNSKLSVVKLVKEITGKGLKESKELVDNVPNVIKESIDKKEAEELKNKLEEIGADVELK, encoded by the coding sequence ATGATAAAAAAACTAGCAGAACAATTGGTTAATTTAACTGTTCAACAAGTTAATGAATTATCTAATCTCTTAAAAAATGAGTATGGAATTGAACCATCTGATACTTTGATTGTTGATTCTTCAAAAAAGAAGAAAGAATCTTCAGAAAAAGAAGAAAAACATATTTTTAACTTAATCTTAAAATCATCAGGAAATTCTAAATTATCTGTGGTAAAATTAGTTAAGGAAATTACTGGAAAAGGGCTTAAAGAATCTAAAGAATTAGTAGATAATGTTCCAAACGTTATTAAAGAATCTATTGATAAAAAAGAAGCAGAAGAATTGAAAAATAAACTTGAAGAAATAGGAGCTGATGTGGAATTGAAATGA
- the rplJ gene encoding 50S ribosomal protein L10, translating into MRKEKKRKELSKLISILSDNDTIYLIDISDLNSNQIFILRKNFYEYNIQMKVIKNTLLKKALENIKNKKLDSFFSILNGNTSILACNSDLGNIPSKIIKNFHVSEKTEKPYLKGAYVEEFFYFGNKDLDILINIKSKKDLMRDILKLLQSPIEQVILSIKNGENQIFRILKTLSISKK; encoded by the coding sequence ATGAGGAAAGAAAAAAAAAGAAAAGAATTATCAAAATTAATTTCTATATTATCGGATAATGATACAATATATTTAATTGATATATCCGATTTAAATTCTAATCAAATTTTTATTCTTAGAAAGAATTTTTATGAATATAATATTCAAATGAAAGTAATCAAAAATACTTTATTGAAAAAAGCTTTAGAAAATATTAAAAATAAAAAATTAGATTCTTTTTTTTCTATTTTAAATGGGAATACTTCTATTTTAGCTTGTAATTCAGATTTAGGGAATATTCCATCAAAAATTATAAAAAATTTTCATGTTTCAGAAAAAACAGAAAAACCTTATTTAAAAGGAGCATATGTAGAAGAGTTTTTTTATTTTGGAAATAAAGATTTAGATATATTAATTAATATTAAATCTAAAAAGGATCTCATGAGAGATATTTTAAAATTGCTTCAATCCCCTATTGAACAGGTTATTTTATCCATAAAAAATGGAGAAAATCAGATTTTTAGAATTCTAAAAACGTTATCTATATCTAAAAAATAA
- the rplA gene encoding 50S ribosomal protein L1, giving the protein MSKKLTKNRKKILEKIDKNKKYSLEEASILLKEISFVRFNASVDISVHLNIDTRLPNQIVRGTVRLPHGTGRNVRVLALVTKHKELEAKEAGADYVGLDYLEKIKSGWRDIDVIVTMPSVMDQLIPVGKILGPRGLMPNPQMDTVSMNPGNSIKEIKSGKISFKTDRYGIIHASIGRVSFNSQLISNNVKAFINKVIRSKPSSSKGSYIKSIYLSTSMSVSVLVDSKSFIKK; this is encoded by the coding sequence ATGTCAAAGAAGTTAACTAAAAATAGAAAAAAAATTCTGGAAAAAATTGATAAGAATAAGAAATATTCTCTAGAGGAAGCATCAATTCTTCTTAAAGAAATATCTTTTGTTCGATTTAACGCTTCAGTGGATATTTCTGTTCATCTGAATATAGATACACGTCTTCCAAATCAAATAGTACGGGGTACAGTTCGATTACCACATGGAACAGGAAGAAATGTTCGTGTTTTAGCTCTAGTTACCAAACATAAAGAATTGGAAGCTAAAGAAGCCGGGGCCGATTATGTAGGATTGGATTATTTAGAAAAAATAAAATCTGGATGGCGGGATATTGACGTTATTGTAACTATGCCGTCTGTTATGGATCAATTAATTCCTGTAGGAAAAATCTTAGGACCAAGGGGATTAATGCCAAATCCTCAAATGGATACAGTTTCTATGAATCCAGGAAACTCTATTAAGGAAATTAAATCTGGAAAGATTTCTTTTAAAACGGATCGTTATGGAATTATTCATGCTTCTATAGGGAGGGTGTCTTTTAATTCTCAATTAATATCAAATAACGTAAAGGCGTTTATAAATAAAGTTATTCGTAGCAAACCTTCTTCTTCTAAAGGATCTTATATAAAAAGTATTTATTTATCGACTTCTATGAGTGTTAGTGTTTTAGTAGATTCTAAAAGTTTTATAAAAAAATGA
- the rplK gene encoding 50S ribosomal protein L11 → MVSQKKIVKKIKIQKINGGNANPAPPIGPILGSSGVNIMEFCKQYNSRTQKWKGKICPVIITVYEDKSFSFLIKQPPVSIQLINLIKAEKGSREPNRSKIGKISLDQIRMIAKNKMEDMNCFSIDSAISMISGTARSMGIEVDK, encoded by the coding sequence ATGGTTAGTCAAAAAAAAATAGTAAAAAAAATAAAAATACAAAAGATTAATGGAGGAAATGCTAATCCAGCACCTCCTATTGGTCCTATTTTAGGGAGTTCAGGAGTGAATATCATGGAATTTTGTAAACAATATAATTCTAGAACTCAAAAATGGAAGGGGAAGATATGTCCAGTGATTATTACTGTATATGAGGATAAATCTTTTTCTTTTCTAATTAAACAACCTCCTGTATCTATTCAGTTAATCAATCTGATAAAAGCAGAAAAAGGATCCAGAGAACCAAATCGTTCTAAAATTGGAAAAATTAGTTTGGATCAAATTAGAATGATTGCAAAAAATAAAATGGAAGATATGAATTGTTTTTCCATAGATTCTGCTATATCTATGATCTCCGGAACTGCACGTTCTATGGGAATAGAAGTCGATAAATAA
- the nusG gene encoding transcription termination/antitermination protein NusG, protein MSDLERKWYVLKTISGQENKVKSYIENEIRDNGFQEYIGKVLVPIEKVIQMRKGKKIHREKVHYPGYVMIEVSLEGEAVHAIKNVPGVINFLSEGKGGSAIPMRKEEVNKMLGKIDQLSEENFSIPFVVGETIKVIDGPFNGFNGTIEKIHEEKRKLELAVLIFGRKTPLELNFTQVEKI, encoded by the coding sequence ATGAGTGATTTGGAAAGAAAATGGTATGTATTAAAAACCATTAGTGGTCAAGAAAATAAGGTAAAGTCCTATATTGAGAATGAAATTAGAGATAATGGATTTCAAGAATATATTGGGAAGGTTTTAGTTCCCATTGAAAAAGTTATTCAAATGAGAAAAGGGAAAAAAATTCATAGGGAAAAAGTGCACTATCCAGGATATGTTATGATAGAAGTCTCTCTTGAGGGAGAAGCGGTCCATGCTATCAAAAATGTTCCTGGTGTGATAAATTTTTTAAGTGAAGGAAAAGGGGGTTCTGCTATTCCTATGAGAAAAGAAGAGGTTAATAAAATGTTGGGAAAGATAGATCAATTATCAGAAGAAAATTTTAGTATCCCTTTTGTAGTTGGAGAAACGATAAAAGTAATAGACGGTCCTTTTAATGGTTTTAATGGAACCATTGAGAAAATTCATGAAGAAAAAAGAAAACTGGAATTAGCAGTTTTGATTTTTGGAAGAAAAACCCCCTTAGAATTGAATTTTACACAAGTAGAGAAAATTTAG
- a CDS encoding preprotein translocase subunit SecE, whose amino-acid sequence MKKKNFFLEIYNEFVYCITWPRWVDLQMTTIIVSFFSIFLSLFLYGVDSFFIFFIKKLFSLK is encoded by the coding sequence ATGAAAAAAAAAAATTTTTTTTTGGAAATTTACAATGAATTTGTTTATTGTATCACTTGGCCTAGGTGGGTAGATTTACAAATGACTACGATAATAGTATCGTTTTTTTCTATATTTTTATCCTTATTTTTATATGGAGTGGATAGTTTTTTTATTTTTTTTATTAAAAAATTATTTTCCTTAAAATAA
- the tuf gene encoding elongation factor Tu — protein MAKEKFKRDKPHLNIGTTGHVDHGKTTLTAAITKVLSEIGLAEEKSFDAIDNAPEEKARGITINTSHVEYETMKRHYAHVDCPGHADYIKNMITGAAQMDGAILVVAATDGPMPQTREHILLARQVGVPKIVVFMNKVDQVDDPELLELVEMEIRELLSKYEYDGDNIPMIKGSALGALNGEKKWVEKIQELMNVLDEYIPEPVRELDKEFLMPVEDVFTITGRGTVATGRIESGIIHTGDLVDIIGMGEEKLSSTVTGVEMFRKILDKGQAGDNVGLLLRGIEKKDIRRGMVIGKPGSIKPHKKFKAEVYILTKEEGGRHTPFHDKYRPQFYLRTTDVTGEIHLSDGIEMVMPGDNISMEVYLHQPVALSENLRFAIREGGKTVGAGQVTKIMD, from the coding sequence ATGGCAAAAGAAAAATTTAAACGTGACAAGCCACATTTAAATATAGGTACAACTGGTCACGTAGATCATGGAAAAACAACTTTAACAGCTGCTATTACAAAAGTATTATCAGAAATAGGATTAGCAGAGGAGAAAAGCTTTGATGCAATTGATAATGCTCCAGAGGAAAAAGCTAGAGGAATAACTATTAATACTTCTCATGTAGAATATGAAACCATGAAGAGACATTATGCCCATGTAGACTGTCCAGGACATGCAGATTATATTAAAAATATGATTACGGGAGCCGCTCAAATGGATGGAGCTATTTTAGTGGTTGCAGCTACAGACGGACCGATGCCTCAAACTAGAGAACATATTTTATTAGCCCGTCAAGTGGGAGTTCCTAAAATAGTTGTTTTTATGAATAAAGTAGATCAAGTAGATGATCCAGAATTATTGGAATTAGTAGAAATGGAAATTCGAGAGTTGCTTTCTAAATATGAATATGATGGAGATAATATTCCTATGATTAAAGGATCTGCCTTAGGGGCTTTAAATGGAGAAAAAAAATGGGTAGAAAAAATACAAGAATTGATGAATGTATTAGATGAATATATTCCAGAACCAGTTCGAGAACTGGATAAAGAATTTTTAATGCCAGTAGAAGATGTATTTACCATTACAGGAAGAGGAACAGTAGCTACTGGTCGTATTGAAAGTGGAATCATTCATACAGGGGATTTAGTTGATATTATTGGAATGGGAGAAGAAAAACTCTCATCTACAGTAACAGGAGTAGAAATGTTTCGTAAAATTTTGGATAAAGGTCAAGCTGGAGATAATGTAGGACTTTTATTGCGTGGAATAGAAAAAAAAGATATCCGACGTGGAATGGTTATTGGAAAACCAGGATCTATAAAACCTCATAAGAAATTTAAAGCGGAAGTTTATATTCTTACAAAAGAAGAAGGGGGTCGACATACACCTTTTCATGATAAATATCGTCCACAATTTTATTTGAGAACGACAGATGTTACGGGAGAAATTCATCTGTCCGATGGAATAGAAATGGTGATGCCTGGAGATAATATTTCTATGGAAGTATATTTACATCAACCGGTAGCTTTAAGTGAAAATTTGCGTTTTGCTATTCGTGAAGGAGGAAAGACTGTTGGTGCAGGACAAGTTACTAAGATTATGGATTAA
- a CDS encoding lipoprotein signal peptidase, producing MKKIFLSIFSILLTDQILKIYVKTHFELESGVSIFPFFWIFFVENPGMAYGIYLAPGYLGKILLSIFRIILVVFLSIFLYKKIKIKSSNYLIIPTTFILSGAMGNFLDSVLYGLLFDTGTIYDKGSHKWISYAGVSKINFHLLSNKGYANFMEGCVVDMFYFPIIDTYIPDWIPFWGGEHFHFFKPVFNLSDLVIFLGVVLLFIFKNKIKHVKIF from the coding sequence TTGAAAAAAATTTTTCTAAGTATTTTCTCTATTTTATTAACAGATCAAATTTTAAAAATTTATGTAAAAACTCATTTTGAATTGGAAAGTGGAGTATCTATTTTTCCATTTTTTTGGATTTTTTTTGTAGAAAATCCTGGAATGGCCTATGGGATTTATCTAGCTCCTGGATATTTAGGAAAAATTCTTTTAAGTATTTTTCGTATTATACTAGTTGTTTTTCTCTCTATTTTTCTTTACAAAAAAATCAAAATAAAATCTTCTAATTATTTAATAATTCCTACCACTTTTATCTTATCGGGAGCTATGGGAAATTTTTTGGATAGTGTCTTATATGGATTGTTATTTGATACAGGAACTATTTATGATAAAGGATCTCATAAATGGATTTCTTATGCAGGGGTGTCTAAAATAAATTTTCATCTTCTATCCAATAAGGGATATGCAAATTTCATGGAAGGATGCGTAGTAGACATGTTTTATTTTCCGATAATAGATACTTACATCCCGGATTGGATTCCATTTTGGGGGGGTGAGCATTTTCATTTCTTTAAGCCCGTTTTCAATTTATCTGATCTTGTGATATTTCTCGGAGTTGTTTTATTGTTTATTTTTAAAAATAAAATCAAACATGTAAAAATTTTTTGA